DNA from Solanum stenotomum isolate F172 chromosome 3, ASM1918654v1, whole genome shotgun sequence:
CAAAAAGTTTTTTGCTTAACGTTttgtcataaattttaaaatatttttatagatCAACGtagtattaaaattttaaaaagtgttctGCAATAGTTTTTAAAccgtattttaatttttaaataatatgaaatatgatttatattaatatattctaaaaattatgaaaaatattcaaCTGTAGTAAACAAATATACTTCTTAATTCTAAATTATGCAGATCTTTCATTGAGGATATTCGTTAACACTTAACATTATAACAGATCATAACCCTATATATAAAAAGTTTGTAGAAAATCGTCATTTTTATTATGAGCTACATAATATATTATCctcaaattataatatattaaaaactaCTAATAACACAATTACTAATGATTACAATTCGTATAATTACAAATAGCTATTAAGATCTATATAGGtattaaaatcaataataacAAAGATGAGAAACGCATATATCGACaacaatttataaataaagatatacGGACTCGCAAGATCGGTGTTGacaaattaaaatgtttgaagCGAGACTGAAATGATTCAAATATTTGAAGAGAGGGAGCAATGCATAAATGCCCTTGTTAGGAGGTGCGAGAGGTTAGCGGTAATAAGTTTGATAAAAGGTAAAGGTAGATTGAAAAAGGATTAGATAGAGCTAATTAGAAATGACATAATACGTCTTCAACTCACTGAAAACAATGATCCTAAATAGGAGGGTATGAACGTTAAGAATTACCGTAGACCAGTGTTCTAGTTTGGAACccttattagttatttttaccTTAGGAATATAACTATTATGTCagaattttcttatatttcaattttatcgCCTATgttatttcttttactttgcTTCTTTATACTCTTGAACACTCATTGTGGTTAGTAAAATAAGTTTGATAATTGACATAAGAACTACTACCAAataatgaagaaggaaaaaaaaaactaatgtaATACGGTTTCTAATAGTACCATAAATGTTCCCTCTCTTTGACTTTCGTTTCATAGTTTAAGCATTTTAATGTAGATTACGATATTGTTTCCAAATCCCTGTAAATAGTTGTAAAGCCATTTATCTCCTATTGTTTGAGGAAATGattcaatataataattattattatttttgtttttacttatCTAATCATAATACATTCACTTTATatcaagagaaaaataatttttttcatgattttttccttcgcattaattaattattttaaaattatttcccAATACTTACATCTAAGCATCAGTTAATATGCATATTATAACAAAATATGtgtattaattataaaaaaaattaaagacaaattaaaatagaacattactctctcttctcaatttatatgatttactttttctttttagtatgtcttaaaaaaattaaacattcctatattaagtattaatttaactttgaaatattCATTTCACCCTAaatgaaatatgatttattaccatacaaatattatgatttattttagacctcaaattttaaaaatatttttaattttttttttttttttgtatcaattcaAACTTAACTTATGATTTATCTGAAGTGAAAATGTCAGTGAGGAGGTGGTTCATATCCAATAGTTATAAGAATGTGAACCATAGTTTACCCAAAAACAAAACGTCGTAAAAGAGATAAATACATAAGATAACTCGATGCTCGATCATCTCTGCCTTTTTAGCGTTATGTATTTTGTTTTGTCACCTAATAAAGTCATTCGTTAAAATTATAATCGAGATGAAAGTGAGTTTTGagatattaataattaattgagtgatcaaataaaaaatcgattaaaaaaaaagttcaagcCAGAATTCTAAATGTAGTACTATCACTTCAACCATGTGATATTATGTGTAACTCACCTTCTAAACGTAATATTACTTAGGGAGGATTCTATATATTTCTGGCTTCTGGTTTCTGgcttgaatttttttgataaaaaaggttgatttcttatttaataactcaactaataattaatatctcaaaaatcattttctttcatcattagaattttAACAAATCCTTTTTTAAGTCCTTTATTTAGGGAATTCTCTATAAGTAATACCATGTTTGgtaattgaataaaatataagttattcatgtatataattaatacgatacttgatttgaaaatttaaaaactcgcataactaattaataaataaattatgagcTATTTTTGTATCATCTTACCCAAGACAAAATGTGTAATAACTAAGGGTATTTTAAAAACTACAataaatggccagaaaatttggccagaaattttaaaaaactataatatttttttattttaaaataactgatattttttccattttttagttaaaaattattaaagttaaaagggtaaaaatatttaaaaaggtaaaTTAACATagttaaaatatcattttggccaaattctggccaaattttgtGGCCAAAATGATTTTTCCAATAACTAATACTATTTCCGCCGCATATTAGTTgatcaacttttattttgcacgatgcttaagaaatcataaataagaagataaattTACTAATTCACCTCTTAAAAAACTTCTTGGAATTTACAAACTAATATGAacactttcaaaaataattaattacaaggataacatagaaaaaaattaattaatgctTGTTTTTgtttaagtaattaatattgaacaattatttttaatataataatcaattaatatgagatgaagaaaatatataataattaaatcattatgcatatataaaataatactacatAGATTTACTTGTAACTAATCGCGATATTACTTATTTCTTCATCACTATAACTAGAAATTACAACATTGGGAAGGGGAAATAGTAGGTAGGGAGAGAAAGGAGTAATAAAGTATCGACACGGAGACGGAGGGAAGAGTAAAAGGTCACTGTTTAAGGTTGTTGTTCATGTCCAATAGATATTACGATGTGCTGAAACATTAATCTACACAAAAAGCTAAGTATCTGAAAAGTACAAATTCAGTATTTTCTCCCTCCTATAATAGTCTTTCTGACTTTACACATTTTTtaataaactataaatagaaaaataattttataatatcttaaaaaatataatattagaaaaataactataattaatgataaaaataaattaaaaattacaatataaaattatctattaatttaataaaatagacAAGTATTATTGAATATCTCTATATAATAAAGTGGATAACTGAGTATTATAGACTTACTAGCTAGCTCGTAAATCTGACTATAAAAGTAGGGTGCACTACTTCAAATATATAGACTTGTATTTTATTGACATAAAATTGCATGTACTGATGGTATAAAGTTTATTTAACAAACTATCATGTACTACTGTATTAATTTAGAGTGAGTGTGGAATACATTTTAGGGTATGAAGGACGAGTTGactctattaaaaataaaggtaaattgttatttctattgtttcattatatatgatatagtttgatttaacatagtgtttaagaaaaaaaaagaatgatgtaaaataaatgataaattattacTAAGAGTAAAATGggaattttaagttaaaatattactccctctgtccacttttatttgtcatattgcgcttttcgaaagtcaatttgactaatttttaaagttaaattagattacgttaattcgatattttttttaaaaaaattagatattcaaaaactatacgaaaagtactataagttgcaaatttttgcatatcaatatgatgaaaatatacatcgtaaaatgttggtcaaagttcttattgtttgactctaaaaaaggaaaccatgacaattaattatggacggagggagtactaaatataaattattttaaaagggaattttaaagtaatatgtccgataaataattcaaaattgtaTAGATTTACTCCTTTCTCTTATCGTTGTGGTTGTATTAGATCACTTCTCTCCAACTCTCTGTACATCATTTCTCTCAAACTCGTTAATGCACATCTCATCAGCATTCAATTAATGTTGAaaggaaaaaggataaaaaatgccTTAAACTATATGCTCTCAgtttatagtttgactcaaaATGTGTTTACCGTTAatattttggttcaaaaatgcccttaaactatgcgaaaggaacaaaaatgctcTCCGTTTGTAGTTTGGCCCAAAAATGCCCTTGTCGTCAAtattttggtccaaaaatgcccttattgttatttaatgggtGAGAATgctcattttccaaataaaatattttattattttctttttaacacattccttttctaataatgttttttaaattagcaaatgtttatcttacttcaattcagaaaaaaataaaaaatgaaaatatttcttattttattatcattattttttattgttatataaatataaattaatgatgaatatactatgatcttatatatataacatatattatcTATTGAAAGGGTATATggagttattctattttaattgataaaatgagtttaagaagaaaaaaaaactacattgttatttgttaaagtgattttagaagaaagaaaacaagaatagtgttctttaataatattttaattagaaagaagatgtgtttaaaaagaaaaataataatatatttattcgaaaaatgacatttttgactcatttagtAACTATAGGGGCATTTCTGAACCAAATTATTAACTGCAAATTCATTTTTGAACTAAAATATTGACGGTAAAGACACTTCTCTCAATTATTGGAGCACTTAGTTCTCTCCAATTTTTGTTGATGACTTCTAATTAACATTTAATTGTTGGGTCACTTTTTCTccaattgtaattttttttgatgcACTTATCATTGATCTACAATTGTTGAATCACTCATCTTCAACTTTCAATCGTTGTTTGCTCCTTTTTCTCTAAGAATTCTAACTCTTGGAGAAAAAATTCTTTCACCTCTGCCAtatttatttatacttttttaaaCTTGTACTATTTTTTATACCATCCTCTCATAATGAttatttttcatgcatatattattaACCTAATGTTTATCGTTATAATCATTGGCTAGGGGAACCGCACACCTTGATTGTTGCCGCCCGATGACAAAGATAACTATTTCGCTATTAATATTGTAGAGGTTCTGATACCAGTTTAAAAAAGCATATTTATCAACTCAAATAATCCTCTACTACTTTTAACACTAAAAAATTGCTAGCAATGCCTCTATTTAATTATAGTAGCATTGCAAAACCTAATTTAGCTTGAATTAGAGAATATATATTCCTAGTgaattatttaaacaaaaaatcctataataatatatgaattaaataaatacccAAATCAATTTTGACTTTAAATTATTCTATCGACATGTAGAATGTGCTAACTGAAATTAGCTTTGAGGAACAAATGCGTTAGTTCGTAACAAATCGATTTTCATTCTAGTTTTTACTTCAACATAAAAACTACATTTTAGAAAAGAACGATGTACTATGATACTCTCCGTTACTTTGCTCTTTGGTTTGATAGATATATGTGCTAAGTTCAGTGCGAACAAAGTTTGGAGTTATTGAGTCGcttctaatattaaaatatataaaataactgaTTTGGACAATTAAAAATAGCGCTTTATTTGCTTTTTAGACGAGATGATCACACACGTCAACATAGTATTAAAACAAATAGAGATCTTGAGATTGAATCTAATTGACACGCAAATCAAAGAATCTTTTCAACAACTACTACAAATACAATACATtaacctattttatttttttttattttagcttttgggttttttagtgggggtggggggtgtaAATGGAAAGGTACCAAAGATAGAGAAAGTCCCAGGGTTTCCATATTTCcaactctctctttctttcatttattttaatttgtaccCTCTTTTGTTATCCAAAAGTAGTTGAGCTTGTAACCAATAatccccctttttttttataatctctggaaaaaattgaagaaagatTTCAAAATGGGAAGAGGAAGAGTTGAGCTTAAGAGaatagaaaacaaaataaataggCAAGTCACTTTTGCTAAGAGAAGAAATGGACTTCTCAAAAAAGCATATGAACTATCTGTTCTTTGTGATGCTGAAGTTGCCCTTATCATCTTCTCTAATAGGGGTAAACTCTATGAATTTTGCAGCACTTCaaggtattttattttattttattaacaacaaagatgttttttttttaaacctaAAGTCATTTATTACCAAAACCCTTTACTAAGTACtttcattaaatttaaaatcaattttaatgCAAGATCTGAGTTGTCTTtatatgaattgaattatatatgtacCGTATTTTAACTATATTCATAtaagatctttttttttctgtctctttatataatatattttaacattAGATTTTGAAAGATctactaattaatatttgttttttcgaaattttgtgtatttggaatttatttattttgattattttttgttttagttgttttaaaAGTCTTTAAGATCAGAATgttcttgattatttttttaggaaattGATTCCCCGTATATAGAGTTGTTTTTTGATCTGTAGATTGATTTTTTAATGAGTTCCGATAGATTTTCGTTCAATTTTTCAATGAAACTACCGAGGGTTAATGATCAGATGATTACTCGATTAAGAGttattatttgtaaaaaaaaatatatttcttcttaatttttatatttatgaaatGACTTAGTTTAGTGGTTATATGAAAAATCGTCTCAGATTATTGAGaattaaaactcaaaaattCTGAAAACCTTACTATCAATTTTACtcattacaatatttttactgTTAAGATTTGATTTGCAGACAAGTTGTCATGTTTGACAGTGGCAAAAAAAACtgttatttttgttctttgattCCCAAGACGGATGAGCAAAGGCTGCTTATTATGTTGGTTTCCAATAAGCagccaaaatttaaaatctttttgtaAAGATTAGAGAAATTAATAGAAATTATTTCCACCAGATCATTGTCAAAATTTGTGACCCAGAGTTCATATAAATTGGTAATTTTTACTTCTcgatacaacaacaataaattcaGTGTAATCTTATAAGTAGTATATAAAACGGTGATGTATACATAgtcttactcttattttttgATGATAGAAAGACTGTTTCTTATAAATCCTGACTCAAGTGTGCTaagtaaagtatattttgattaaaaagaATTACATTTTCACTTATATGTGttgaattaataatatattttgtaagcCAATAAATCTAAATAACATGAGTTAATCCAGACCCTTAATTATGCACCTTcattatcaattttttcaatcCTCTCCCAAGAACAAATGCTTCTCTATTTTGTGCACGAGTCAATTAATTCTTCCTTTTCAATAATGAAATATGGGATTTTTGTTTAGCACTGATTTTTCTGTTAGTTAATTGATAATTGAAAAAACCTCTTTTTTTTATGGTAATTAgtatagtcttcattacatttaaaatgaccTACCATAGAACTTAGGAATTTTTCTTCATAATAATGACAACTTTTGGTTGTGCAGCATTGCACTGCAAAGTgttcccaaaaataaaaataaaaactatatatttaattgttatAGAGTCACATGAAATTAATAGATGTTTACCAACCAAGATTGTGGTAGAGTGATAAGTATTACTTCCTCCTTAACCAAGTGATCTCGGATTCAAGTCTCCTTCGATAAAAACTTACCTTTGTTAGAAAATGTTTTACCTCTCAATGTGAAATTTTTCACTATAAATTCTAATGGCTTCAATATGGATATCAGACACTAAtagaaaaaaccaaaaaaatcaaaataatagatGTTTCATTTTGTTATTGCAGCATGGTGAAAACAATTGAAAAGTACCAACGTTGCAGCTATGCTACTTTGGAAGCCAACCAATCAGTTACTGAAACTCAGGTACTGCTttacatttcaatttatttgcttctttttttaaaaaaaatcagtttcaataagaatgtattttttttattttttgacaactctttacTAATAAGTTATAATTTCcacataatatatttaaagtCACAAGATTTAAGAACATGTTACATGTTTTAGTTTTAAACTACTAtatttaaaaatcttctttaatttctttaatattcttgtcaaatcaaaatcaaacaaataaattataattattcatGTACTCTCTGATTTGTTCACCTTCTCTCTGATAATTTCATTCGATCAGTTCCATCTAACTGAAGGAAGAGTTTAGACAAGACTCCTAACCTatatatttaccaaaaatataaattacatGGAAGAGGACATAAATCTTAGCCTCAATAACATTGTGAAGGTCGATAAAATCAACTTTTAAAGACATTTGAGTCAACTAAAAAGAGTATATATTCTGGTGAGTATCACCACATAAAGACTTTTTAAGGGGAATATCTCCTTAGTAGAATATTTCATACCAAATACCTTACTCTATTACCTTTAATTAAGGTGAGAGAATCCTATGAATTCGACGCCTTAAGTCAATGCCAGACAAACATATTTATCGCATTATAATCCTTGATATTTGTTAGTtattgatttatgatttttattaaaatgacGTCGTTGTTTTcgtttttattgttatttatctCCTTAATTTgtcatcatttttcattttgacattTCAACAGACCTTTTAAACCAATTATTTTCCTTATAGAATAACTACCACGAATATCTGAGGCTAAAAGCTAGAGTTGAGCTCCTCCAACGATCTCAGAGGTAAGTTTTGTTCACTATCCATGTCTTAAATTAGTGagtatcatattttatttttcgaaaatcaaattcaaacatTTTGAAATATAGTTTGATGTATTACTAACTTAAATACATTATCTAATATGGTCCGTAGGTATACCCATTGATTtaatttggtattttttttatgaaaattacaCAGAAACTTTCTTGGTGAAGATTTGGGGACATTAAACACGAAGGACCTTGAGCAGCTTGAGAATCAATTAGAGTCGTCCTTAAAGCAAATCAGGTCAAGGAAGGTAAATTATTTAATCTAATTATACGGAAAAGCACCCCCACTTTCAACCTTAAGTGACTCTGATTCATTTTAAATCCTTTAAAAATTACCTTGATTGCTAGCTCAATAGGTTGTCTAATTGATCCCACATTATTTTAATAACAAAAATTTACAAtacctttctttttatttgagtttgaggtaaaaattaaatagtatccCCTTAGTTTCACACTATCAGATCATTTCAAAGATTTTTTTACAAGTAATACTcttaaaatgtaaaatttgaaaTCTTAATAATAAGATATATTAAAGGCTACCATTGATCCTTGCAAATTGCAATTATGGGTAGATTGCGAATTAAACTATCTTGTCTTTGCTTACAACATTTATTTGGTTTATAaactaataatacataaatcCTAACTTATAATTGTTTATGGAGGTGAATAAATAACATAGGTCTTATATTAAGAGAACTTAACAAGCGGGTTGAATTGGATATGAGCGAGTCAAAAACAGacttaacaaaaatatatataatattcgATTTGTCTAtatttaatatagaaaaaaCTGAGTTAATCAACATATAATATGAATATCTATATTATCCACTAAAAATAGGTCGGATTATATGATTACTTTTTTTAGTCGTTTTGCCAATCGTATCCTACAACATTGTTTTTAATTTGCAGACACAATTCATGCTGGATCAGCTTGCAGATCTTCAACAAAAGGTACTCATTATAAAATTCTACAAATTTCCAATGAATAATAAAGGGAATAATTATGCGCGAGAAATTGATCTATTTGAAATTTactatgaattttaattttcaggAGCAAATGCTGGCAGAATCTAATAGATTACTCCGTAGAAAGGTAAAACCCTTTATGGTCGTGTGTAATAACTAActtgtcttatttttaaaattataaatctcATAATTTAAGATACTTAGGTAACTTAATAACATAAGAAAGTTTTTATATTGACGATATATATTATTGgtgttgtgttttttttttagctagAAGAAAGTGCAGCTGGATTTCCACTTCGATTGTGTTGGGAAGATGGAGCTGAACATCAAGCTATGCATCAACAAAATCGTCTCCCTAACACAGAGGGTTTCTTTCAGCCTCTTGGATTGCATTCTTCTTCTCCACATTTTGGGtaattacttattattattaaaaataatttcgctatttttacttttatttcgATTAATAGATCAATATGCACCAAGGTATGGtctaaatataaattaaaaagtcGAAAATGATCTTAAAGCCCTGATAAAGTTATTTGGTACATGTATATACTAATGTAAGGTAATATATATCTTAATTGATAAATGGATGGACAGTATCATCCAATTGACACGAGTTGATTCAATAAcaaatgttataaataaaaaaaggcaAATATAATGTCCAAATTGACTAATTAGGGACCTGCACTCTCATTAATTCATATTAAAAATTAGGTTTCTACTAGAAAACATGGAATTGGATACGAAATTCTTAGATAATTTGTTGCTAAATAGCTCTTAgctatttgaatttttatttaatctgTAGCTAATACATAGCTAAATGAGAATAACAtgaaaattttgttgtttagcAACAAAATTTTGTCCGTCTCTAAATTGTTATTATCTTGTAAGTGATCTTCAAGGACATCTCCCCAATCCATTCTTCCCGGCGCCTCTCTCAATCAAATCCATAACTTTAGTCAAAATAAATCCTATTTTGACTTTTACCTTCTCCATTACTATGTTCTCATACTCAGGAATACTTGTTGCAAATTCTATTTGTTTTTCGCCGCTTGGGTTGTGGTAGTGACAATTCTCATCTAATTATTATGACATTTGATTGTTTTTCTGTTTATCCTTTTCTAGGTATAATCCTGTTAATACAGATGAGGTGAATGCAGCAGCAACTGCACACAATATGAATGGATTTATTCATGGATGGATGCTTTAATCTAATAATTCGAAGAAGCTGATCCAtgtttggttcaaccaatatACAGTAATAATGTATTGCATGTATTatcctttttgttttgttgcAAATTATATTTACTTCAAGAATTATCGCGGCGATCGATTAATCGAGGACAATAAATGTAATGTATGCATAAGTTGCTACTTTAACATTTGAACCCTCCTGACTATGCATTTCTGATTGTATCACAATATGTAATTAATTGgaattgttgtatttttgtatCATTGAATCATATGTTTATCTTGTACTATATATCAATGTTGCACCTCCATGAATATTTCGAATGTGCATATCTATAATACATTACAGGATTCAATTGAGCGATGTACGTTGTGAATTATGATTGATCTAATTTTTGTcgaagagaagaaaataaaaggttTTCATAAGTGACTTTGGCCCTAGTTGTGGCTTTTTGTTATTTGTGGACACTTTGGGATTTGACGTCAACAACAAGGCTTCAAACAATGGTTAAGACGTCGTTTCAGTTTATGTGATACtgtttaattagatatttaattttttactaacaatgaaaaacttttgaaacttataTCTGGTCTAAAACAAATATTTGGGCTTATTTGGTATGCGGAATTGTACACTAACAATCTCGAgagtaaatatataattattttatcctgCGTTTGATTGATGAGATCATGTATAATAATCACATGAGATATGTACTAACATGGTGGAATTAGTTATCACACCTACCATATAGAAAGCATGATAGCTAATTTCATCCCAATCCTTGAGATATTA
Protein-coding regions in this window:
- the LOC125858600 gene encoding MADS-box protein EJ2 isoform X2, yielding MGRGRVELKRIENKINRQVTFAKRRNGLLKKAYELSVLCDAEVALIIFSNRGKLYEFCSTSSMVKTIEKYQRCSYATLEANQSVTETQNNYHEYLRLKARVELLQRSQRNFLGEDLGTLNTKDLEQLENQLESSLKQIRSRKTQFMLDQLADLQQKEQMLAESNRLLRRKKKVQLDFHFDCVGKMELNIKLCINKIVSLTQRVSFSLLDCILLLHILGIILLIQMR
- the LOC125858600 gene encoding MADS-box protein EJ2 isoform X1, whose protein sequence is MGRGRVELKRIENKINRQVTFAKRRNGLLKKAYELSVLCDAEVALIIFSNRGKLYEFCSTSSMVKTIEKYQRCSYATLEANQSVTETQNNYHEYLRLKARVELLQRSQRNFLGEDLGTLNTKDLEQLENQLESSLKQIRSRKTQFMLDQLADLQQKEQMLAESNRLLRRKLEESAAGFPLRLCWEDGAEHQAMHQQNRLPNTEGFFQPLGLHSSSPHFGYNPVNTDEVNAAATAHNMNGFIHGWML